From the genome of Chloroflexota bacterium:
CTCTCTTGTCATTGGGCCGATTTTTACTAATTTTTCACCTACGCAAGGTGGTTTGCGTTTGGTGATTATAGATTTGTGTTGGCGAGGCAGTCTGTAGATAAAGTCATGGACCTTGCCTTCAAGACCGTCGGGGAGATATTCCGAATCCATATTATCAAAGATAAACAGGCACACGCAGTCTTTCAGCACTTGTTCTAGAAAAAGTTGTTTTTCCTCGTTAGATGGAATTTGTAGTATTTCTCTCTTTCCAAGTGTAGTGCCAATCAGGTTTAGGTCTGTTTTCCAGACATTTTCGAGATCGGGAGGCATCCCTAACAACTGTCGCGTTATTCGGGGGTCCGAACGATGGGAGAGCCAGATGACTGCTTCGAATTGAAGCCGATGCTCGTCCCGTTTTTTCTCTACTTCTTCGGCTACTTTATAAATGAGAGTTGACTTACCTACACCTGCTTCACCCTCAACAGATATCAACCAAGCCTTCCCATCACGGAGTTCGGGGATGAAGACGTCCATTACATAGTCTCTCCCTGTATTATCCTGCCTTGGCACAAATTCGTGAATGTGTACTTGGTGCTGCAGGTTGTGTTTGACTTTTACCGCCATCTTAGCCTCCTCCTCTGACCGCCATAACAAAAGCGCCATCGCCTCCAGGGCCTCTTTTCGTATGCTGTAGAATGTTGACCGGGCCACGGCTAGATCGCTTGCGACGATACCCCATTCTTTCCCTTCCCAAATGTATTCTTTGAGGAATGTATAGCTGCGCCAAAGAGGCGTATCCCTCTCTGTATTAGACGGCCGCATGCTTTCTATAGCGTTCCTTAAAACTTCTTTCATAACATCCCCAACGAGAACGGTTGAATAATACTCTACGGGTTGAGGTAAATGCCTTCGCAAAAGGGATGGCAGCTCACTTACCAGGGCGCTTTTACCTAAGCCTCGGATATCCCGTTTGCGTAACAATGACGCTGCGCTGCTTACCCACTTGACAAATTCTTCCCTCATCCTCCCCTCCTACTTGAGAAACGATGCATTTCGCTGCCCGAGCTGGATCTGTAAACTTTGCCCATCGCATTTATATCATACCATAAAACCTTTTAGTAATCAATGGGTTTCGGAAAAGTTTAGACAAACGCAGGACATTAATTGGACTTTTAGTATAACATTATAGTACGAGAGAGGAATCTTCATTGGATTATCTTGATAACGAGGACAGGACGCGTTAGGATGGAAAATCATATATCCTATTTGCGGAAATAGATTCTGGAACAATTGCCTTGACTTTAAGGGGTTCGGTTTGAGATAGCATGTCAAGAACTGGACAGGAACAGAGATCTTTAAGGAGGTGCCCAATGTACGCCAACCATCGTTTATCTAAGCTTCAGCTGTCTCTGGAACAGCAACATGAAGATCTACAAAAGCGGATTCATCAGTATGAGGAGATGAGCCGCCGGTTTGGTCATGTTGAGGATGATCTAAGGGATCTTCAAAGGAGGAAAAGAAAACTGTCTGAGATAGAACGTGCATTGAGACGCCTGATGTGTGGCAACTACGGGATTTGCGAACGTTGCGGCGTTCCTATTGATCCTGCGAGACTAGAAGCAATCCCAGAGACGACTTTATGCTATAAGTGTAGTGCACGCTACGGATAATGGAGGTGAAACCATAGATCAGGTTTGGTTTCTGCTGGCTTTGGTAGTCATAGTAATAGAAAGTCTCTATGCTCTGT
Proteins encoded in this window:
- a CDS encoding TraR/DksA C4-type zinc finger protein — its product is MYANHRLSKLQLSLEQQHEDLQKRIHQYEEMSRRFGHVEDDLRDLQRRKRKLSEIERALRRLMCGNYGICERCGVPIDPARLEAIPETTLCYKCSARYG